Proteins encoded together in one Bacteroides zoogleoformans window:
- a CDS encoding DUF3987 domain-containing protein: MTTQKFNPNGWRQSAAADLRAQVEIVTARIETMGADIAPAYNDWRDLGFALACGLGEEGRAYFHRLSRFYSGYKPAEADKQYTACLQSRGHGITPATFFHLARQAGVDCRIATLPRKDGADFPAPPSRPSSGSPAPCAPGREEREHPARGQEAGRPEPLPSFPDEVYASLPRLLTDVCSYGLSPEDTDILLLGALTVLSSCLTQVWGLYGQRQVFPNLFLFISAQASAGKGRLTLCRHLADVVHADLRMRNRKEWEEYRSRKALYDKRRKDSQGEEPQQPPVRMLFIPANSTATALFQTLNDNDGRALMFETEGDTLATTFRSEHGNYSDGLRKAFHHEPITYNRRKDREYVEIAMPRLSVLLSGTPGQISALIPDAENGLFSRFLFYTLPLRPAWNDVFAGDENDTLDNRFIRLGGRFFQFYRRLSCSEPMRFALTRRQQTDFNRFFAELQEQGMRRFGVELLPSVRRLGLSAYRICMTLSVLRLMDYEGDTPLPATLLCGDDDFRAMLLMMPVLMRHTALAFASLKAEAPRPDAAPAPAGTSHRECRRNALLNAMPDAFDRAQWQQKAAEQNVPVRTADRYLIELCNNGRLLKPAYDSYRKPPAEGPE; encoded by the coding sequence ATGACTACACAAAAATTCAACCCGAACGGATGGCGGCAAAGTGCCGCCGCCGATTTGCGCGCGCAGGTGGAGATTGTCACCGCACGCATCGAGACCATGGGCGCGGACATAGCTCCCGCCTACAACGACTGGCGCGACCTGGGCTTCGCCTTGGCCTGCGGGCTGGGCGAAGAAGGCCGCGCCTACTTTCACCGCCTGAGCCGCTTCTACTCCGGCTATAAGCCTGCCGAAGCCGACAAGCAGTACACCGCCTGCCTGCAAAGCCGGGGGCATGGCATCACGCCGGCCACCTTCTTTCACCTGGCACGGCAGGCGGGCGTGGATTGCCGTATTGCCACTTTGCCAAGAAAGGACGGTGCTGATTTTCCCGCTCCCCCCTCCCGCCCCTCTTCCGGCTCGCCGGCTCCCTGCGCCCCAGGCCGCGAGGAGAGAGAGCACCCCGCCCGCGGGCAGGAGGCCGGCAGGCCGGAGCCGCTTCCGTCTTTCCCCGACGAGGTGTACGCCTCGCTGCCGCGCCTGCTCACCGACGTCTGTTCCTACGGCCTCTCGCCCGAAGACACCGACATCCTGCTGCTGGGGGCACTCACCGTGCTCTCTTCCTGCCTGACGCAGGTGTGGGGACTTTACGGGCAGCGGCAGGTGTTTCCCAACCTCTTCCTGTTCATCAGCGCGCAGGCCTCGGCGGGCAAGGGCAGGCTCACCCTGTGCCGCCATCTGGCCGACGTGGTGCACGCCGACCTGCGCATGCGCAACCGCAAGGAGTGGGAAGAGTATCGCAGCCGGAAGGCGCTCTACGACAAGCGGCGGAAAGACAGCCAGGGCGAAGAGCCGCAGCAACCGCCCGTCAGGATGCTCTTCATCCCGGCCAACAGCACCGCCACGGCCCTCTTCCAGACGCTGAACGACAATGACGGCCGGGCCCTGATGTTCGAGACCGAGGGCGACACGCTGGCCACCACCTTCCGCAGCGAGCACGGCAACTACAGCGACGGCCTGCGCAAGGCCTTCCACCACGAGCCCATCACCTACAACCGCCGGAAAGACCGCGAATACGTGGAGATTGCCATGCCCCGCCTGTCCGTCTTGCTCAGCGGCACGCCCGGACAGATAAGCGCGCTGATTCCCGACGCCGAGAACGGCCTCTTCTCCCGGTTCCTCTTCTACACGCTGCCCCTGCGGCCGGCATGGAACGATGTCTTTGCCGGCGACGAAAACGATACGCTGGACAACCGGTTCATCCGTCTGGGAGGACGCTTCTTCCAGTTCTACCGCCGCCTCTCCTGCTCCGAGCCCATGCGCTTTGCGCTGACGCGCCGGCAGCAGACCGACTTCAACCGGTTCTTCGCCGAACTTCAGGAGCAAGGCATGCGGCGCTTCGGCGTGGAGCTGCTGCCATCCGTGCGCCGGCTCGGATTGTCGGCCTACCGCATCTGCATGACGCTTTCCGTCTTGCGCCTGATGGACTACGAGGGCGACACTCCCCTGCCCGCCACGCTGCTCTGCGGCGACGACGACTTTCGAGCCATGCTCCTGATGATGCCCGTGCTGATGCGGCACACCGCGCTGGCCTTCGCCTCGCTGAAGGCCGAAGCGCCACGGCCCGACGCCGCCCCGGCGCCTGCGGGGACAAGCCACCGCGAGTGCCGGCGCAACGCTTTGCTCAACGCCATGCCCGATGCCTTCGACCGCGCGCAGTGGCAACAGAAGGCCGCCGAGCAGAACGTGCCCGTGCGCACCGCCGACCGCTACCTCATCGAGCTTTGCAACAACGGCCGGCTGCTGAAGCCCGCCTACGACTCGTATCGCAAGCCGCCGGCAGAGGGTCCGGAGTAA
- a CDS encoding N-acetylmuramoyl-L-alanine amidase: MRKINYIVVHCSGTREDCPYEVDDLRRDHLRRGFKDIGYHYYIRRDGTVARTRPIELPGAHVKGFNKYSIGICYEGGLDRQGRAKDTRTPIQRAALRLLVSQLLCRFHQARVCGHRDLSPDLDGSGTVEPREWVKRCPCFEVSKEL; encoded by the coding sequence ATGCGAAAGATAAATTACATTGTGGTGCATTGCAGCGGCACCCGCGAAGACTGCCCCTACGAGGTGGACGACCTCCGGCGCGACCATTTGCGGCGCGGCTTCAAGGACATCGGCTATCACTACTACATCCGCCGCGACGGCACTGTGGCGCGCACCCGCCCCATCGAGCTTCCGGGAGCGCACGTCAAGGGTTTCAATAAATACTCGATAGGCATCTGCTACGAAGGCGGTCTGGACAGGCAAGGCCGTGCCAAGGACACCCGCACGCCCATACAGCGTGCCGCCCTGCGCCTGCTTGTGTCGCAGTTGCTGTGCCGCTTCCACCAGGCCCGCGTGTGCGGACATCGCGACCTCAGTCCCGACCTCGACGGCAGCGGTACGGTGGAACCCCGCGAGTGGGTGAAACGTTGCCCTTGCTTCGAGGTGAGCAAAGAATTATAG
- a CDS encoding IS110 family RNA-guided transposase encodes MKRVQSNTLDFSGQNIYVGIDVHLKSWSVAILSEHSVLKRFSQIPEPEALHKYLVSNYPGANYFSVYEAGFCGFWIHEKLMDLGITNIVVNPADVPTMSKEKLRKTDAVDCNKLARELRSGSLVGIYVPKADVLEMRSLIRMRNLIVKDSTRAKNRIKSLLRFHGVDIPEEFTRCSIGCWSKRFLTWLHSLELSTEYGKKTLELHLEQFVRLRKMLLQETRAIREISRNAPFERPIRLLTSVPGIGVTTAATLMVELDGIVRFRNEDHLASFIGLVPMCHSSGESNGTGDITVRRHFMLRCLLVEAAWIAIRKDPAMTVAYTEYRKRMNPQKSIIKIARRLVNRIYYVLKHEKEYIPCVVK; translated from the coding sequence ATGAAACGTGTACAAAGTAACACATTAGATTTCAGTGGTCAAAATATTTATGTAGGAATTGATGTCCACCTGAAGAGTTGGTCGGTTGCAATTTTATCAGAGCATAGTGTTCTGAAGCGATTCAGCCAAATTCCGGAACCGGAAGCATTGCACAAGTATCTTGTCAGCAATTATCCGGGCGCCAATTACTTCTCTGTGTATGAAGCCGGATTCTGCGGCTTTTGGATACACGAGAAACTGATGGATTTAGGAATAACCAACATCGTGGTCAATCCAGCCGACGTTCCGACCATGAGTAAGGAAAAACTTCGTAAGACGGATGCCGTGGATTGTAACAAGCTGGCTCGTGAATTACGTTCCGGTTCGCTGGTAGGAATATACGTTCCCAAGGCGGATGTCCTGGAAATGCGCTCTTTGATAAGGATGAGAAACCTGATTGTAAAAGACAGCACCCGTGCGAAGAACCGCATCAAGTCATTGCTTCGTTTTCATGGAGTGGATATACCCGAAGAGTTTACCCGATGCTCGATAGGATGTTGGTCAAAACGTTTCCTGACTTGGCTTCATTCTCTCGAACTCTCAACAGAGTATGGCAAGAAGACTTTGGAACTGCACTTGGAGCAGTTCGTGCGTTTGCGTAAGATGCTTCTTCAGGAAACACGTGCCATCCGTGAGATATCACGTAACGCACCTTTTGAGAGGCCGATACGTCTTCTGACTTCTGTTCCCGGAATAGGCGTTACTACAGCTGCTACCCTGATGGTTGAACTTGACGGTATAGTCCGTTTCAGGAATGAGGACCATCTGGCTTCCTTCATCGGTCTGGTACCCATGTGCCATTCGAGTGGTGAGAGTAACGGCACAGGAGATATAACGGTACGTCGCCATTTCATGCTCCGCTGCCTGTTGGTGGAAGCTGCATGGATTGCAATCCGTAAGGATCCTGCAATGACTGTAGCCTATACGGAATACCGTAAACGTATGAATCCCCAGAAGTCAATCATAAAGATTGCCAGACGGCTTGTAAACAGAATATATTATGTACTCAAACATGAAAAGGAATATATACCGTGTGTTGTCAAATGA
- a CDS encoding ImmA/IrrE family metallo-endopeptidase, which produces MATRNESNTPWTVTHPGTILGYELEDRDISQKDFAVMIGMQKSHLNELIKGKRPMTKPMADKIEEVLGISAVSLVNMQTQYEHDMKVIERRGVEELEAQNALSLYNEIFDVKTLFKRIDKGLTTAVQQIKYIAENLCLPQPAELKLETSGMFRKSAKTGQDARMLMTWKLLAESKAKEQKVARPFNKDDKEAVVSALARALHDNRHTENTIKEILSARGIAFCIEKKVDKASVDGYSYIEDGTPYIILTKRYDRIDNFAFALMHEVGHLFLHYLDRSRRDCKLSIPDYDNESTEEKEANAFAANALIPDEEWKNAPRVRVNPVTIQHKYTQWAIKKGLNKWIVLGRISYETGMYKFHSDESRRIG; this is translated from the coding sequence ATGGCAACAAGAAATGAAAGCAATACTCCTTGGACGGTAACCCATCCGGGTACCATTCTGGGGTATGAATTGGAAGACAGAGACATCTCCCAAAAGGACTTTGCGGTCATGATTGGCATGCAAAAGTCGCACCTGAACGAGCTGATAAAAGGCAAAAGGCCCATGACGAAACCTATGGCAGACAAGATAGAGGAAGTTCTCGGTATCTCTGCCGTATCATTGGTCAACATGCAGACTCAGTATGAGCATGACATGAAGGTTATAGAGCGGAGAGGCGTCGAGGAATTGGAAGCGCAAAATGCCTTAAGCCTTTATAATGAGATTTTTGACGTCAAGACATTATTCAAGCGTATTGACAAGGGATTGACCACAGCCGTACAACAAATAAAGTATATTGCCGAGAACCTATGTCTGCCGCAACCTGCCGAACTGAAGTTGGAAACATCAGGCATGTTCAGGAAATCGGCAAAAACAGGTCAAGACGCCCGAATGTTGATGACATGGAAGTTGTTGGCAGAATCAAAAGCCAAGGAACAAAAGGTAGCCCGACCATTCAACAAGGATGATAAAGAAGCCGTAGTAAGCGCTCTGGCAAGAGCCTTGCATGACAACCGCCATACAGAGAATACCATCAAAGAGATATTATCTGCCCGGGGAATAGCTTTCTGCATAGAGAAAAAGGTGGACAAGGCTTCTGTAGACGGCTATTCCTATATAGAAGACGGTACGCCTTATATTATATTAACAAAGAGGTACGACCGCATAGACAACTTCGCTTTTGCACTAATGCATGAGGTGGGACATCTATTCTTGCATTATCTTGACAGATCGAGACGCGACTGCAAACTCAGCATTCCCGATTATGACAATGAGAGTACAGAAGAAAAAGAAGCCAATGCGTTTGCCGCCAATGCCCTCATACCTGACGAGGAATGGAAAAATGCTCCCCGGGTTAGGGTAAATCCGGTGACGATCCAGCACAAATATACCCAATGGGCCATAAAGAAAGGTCTGAACAAGTGGATAGTATTAGGCAGAATATCCTACGAGACCGGAATGTACAAGTTCCATTCGGATGAAAGTAGAAGAATCGGTTAG
- a CDS encoding cytidylate kinase-like family protein yields MDKKFVVNIGRQLGSGGHEVGEKLASRLGIGFYDKELISLASEESGFCSEFFEKADEKASQGVFGGLLGMRFPFINDGAVPVTSCLSNDALFKIQSDVIRKLASKGSCLFVGRCADYILREHPRCVNIFVFSTPEERIARICSLRSISRTEAEELMEKADKRRAGYYNFYSNKTWGAASTYHLCIDSSVLGIDATVEFLEEFVKGRLLRGVTP; encoded by the coding sequence ATGGATAAAAAGTTTGTAGTAAACATCGGCCGCCAGCTTGGTAGCGGCGGACATGAAGTGGGCGAGAAACTGGCGTCCCGCTTGGGCATCGGTTTTTATGACAAGGAACTGATAAGTCTGGCTTCGGAAGAAAGCGGCTTTTGCAGCGAATTCTTCGAGAAGGCCGACGAAAAAGCATCGCAAGGCGTGTTTGGAGGCTTGTTAGGAATGCGTTTCCCTTTTATCAATGACGGAGCTGTTCCTGTTACGAGTTGTTTGAGTAACGATGCGCTTTTCAAAATTCAGAGTGATGTGATAAGAAAACTGGCTTCGAAAGGCTCGTGTCTGTTCGTCGGGCGTTGTGCCGACTATATCTTGCGCGAGCATCCCCGTTGTGTCAATATCTTTGTTTTCTCTACTCCGGAAGAGCGTATTGCCCGTATTTGCAGTCTGCGTTCTATTTCGAGAACAGAGGCAGAGGAGCTGATGGAGAAAGCTGATAAGAGGCGTGCCGGTTACTATAATTTTTACAGCAACAAGACGTGGGGGGCTGCCTCTACCTATCATCTTTGCATCGACTCGTCCGTGTTGGGCATTGATGCCACGGTGGAGTTTCTGGAAGAGTTTGTAAAGGGGAGGCTGCTTCGGGGGGTGACGCCTTGA
- a CDS encoding helix-turn-helix domain-containing protein, with protein MENEKKLLLSEKMEQLHTQLTALARLLERADVEPRPEVARGWVDGTDVMEALHISPRTLQTLRSNGTIGYTTLGKKYYYRIDEIDRLLRDNYVMFRLSAQRGGDESTSSRHKKKEGGGR; from the coding sequence ATGGAAAACGAAAAAAAACTGTTACTATCGGAGAAGATGGAGCAGCTGCACACGCAGCTGACGGCACTGGCCCGCCTGCTCGAGAGGGCCGACGTAGAACCCCGCCCGGAGGTGGCGCGCGGATGGGTGGACGGAACAGACGTGATGGAAGCCCTGCACATCAGCCCGCGCACCCTGCAGACGCTGCGCAGCAACGGCACCATAGGCTACACCACCCTGGGCAAGAAGTACTATTACCGCATAGACGAGATAGACCGCCTGCTGCGCGACAACTACGTCATGTTCCGCCTCTCGGCGCAACGAGGAGGCGACGAGAGCACCTCGTCACGACACAAAAAAAAGGAAGGAGGCGGACGATGA
- the aroB gene encoding 3-dehydroquinate synthase, with the protein MNKQEVILCERLADSLTRAIERCPHNKIFILTDQHTHRLCLPQLTHIPAVKEAEEIVIGAEDIHKNLETLASVWQALSEKGADRHSLLINLGGGMVTDLGGFAASTFKRGIAYINIPTTLLAMVDASVGGKTGINFNGLKNEIGVFAPAACVLIETEFLRSLDAHNFFSGYAEMLKHGLISTPKHWTELLAFDTENIDYTVLKQMVGRSVEVKERIVEEDPLEHGIRKALNLGHTVGHAFESLSLAEHRPVLHGYAVAWGIVCELYLSHIKVGFPKESMYQTIRFIKENYGGFYFDCKQYDRLYELMKHDKKNMAGVINFTLLKDIGDICLNQTADKETIFEMFDFYRECMGV; encoded by the coding sequence ATGAATAAACAAGAAGTAATTCTTTGCGAAAGACTGGCCGACAGCCTGACACGTGCCATTGAAAGATGCCCCCACAACAAGATCTTCATCCTCACCGACCAACACACCCATCGCCTCTGCCTGCCGCAATTAACGCACATCCCGGCAGTGAAAGAAGCTGAAGAAATCGTTATCGGAGCAGAAGACATACATAAGAATCTGGAAACATTGGCTTCGGTATGGCAGGCCTTGAGCGAGAAAGGGGCCGACCGACACTCTCTACTTATCAATCTGGGCGGAGGCATGGTGACCGACCTTGGTGGTTTTGCCGCTTCAACCTTTAAACGAGGCATTGCCTATATCAACATCCCCACCACCTTGCTCGCCATGGTCGACGCATCGGTAGGAGGCAAGACCGGCATCAACTTCAACGGTCTGAAGAATGAAATCGGTGTATTTGCACCCGCTGCCTGCGTACTCATAGAAACCGAATTCCTCCGTAGCCTTGACGCTCACAACTTCTTCTCCGGCTATGCCGAGATGTTGAAGCATGGCCTCATCAGTACTCCGAAGCATTGGACAGAATTGCTGGCTTTTGATACCGAAAACATTGACTATACGGTGTTGAAGCAAATGGTGGGACGTTCCGTGGAAGTAAAAGAACGCATTGTGGAAGAGGATCCTTTGGAGCATGGCATCCGGAAAGCCTTGAATCTGGGACATACCGTAGGCCATGCCTTCGAGAGCCTTTCCCTTGCGGAGCATCGTCCCGTATTGCACGGTTATGCCGTCGCATGGGGCATTGTCTGCGAGTTATACCTTTCTCATATAAAGGTAGGATTTCCCAAAGAAAGCATGTATCAAACCATCCGCTTTATCAAAGAGAACTATGGAGGTTTTTACTTCGACTGCAAACAATATGACCGCCTGTACGAACTGATGAAGCACGATAAGAAGAATATGGCCGGCGTAATCAACTTCACTTTATTGAAAGATATAGGCGACATTTGCCTCAACCAGACAGCAGACAAGGAAACCATCTTCGAGATGTTCGATTTCTATAGAGAATGTATGGGAGTGTAA
- a CDS encoding MATE family efflux transporter: MAGQRTPTALGTQSIGRLLLQYAVPAIIAMTASSLYNMVDSIFIGHGVGTMAISGLALTFPLMNLSAAFGSLVGVGASTLISVRLGQKDYDTAQRVLGNVFVLNILLGVVFMAVMLAFLEPVLYFFGGSDRTVDYAKEYMQIILLGNIVTHLYLGLNAVLRSSGHPQKAMYATVGTVIINTVLDPLFIYGFGWGIRGAAIATVLAQLLALAWQFKLFGNKDELLHFHRGIFRLKRKIVFDSLSIGMSPFLMNLAACFIVILINQGLKKHGGDLAIGAYGIVNRLVFIVVMIVMGLNQGMQPIAGYNFGARLYPRVTKVLKLTIIYATGVTSFGFWVGMLMPDVVVSIFTSDAQLIEMSSRGLRIVVMFFPVIGFQMVTSNFFQSIGMAGKAIFLSLTRQLLILLPCLLVLPQFWGVEGVWYSMPVSDLLASLIALVMLVMQFRKFKVAAAGVPLE; encoded by the coding sequence ATGGCAGGACAAAGAACACCCACAGCGCTGGGCACGCAGAGTATAGGCAGGTTATTGTTGCAATATGCCGTTCCGGCAATCATAGCCATGACGGCCTCTTCCTTATATAATATGGTTGACAGCATCTTCATAGGCCATGGAGTGGGAACGATGGCCATTTCGGGACTGGCGCTGACTTTTCCGCTGATGAATCTTTCGGCTGCCTTCGGTTCGCTGGTAGGTGTGGGAGCTTCCACACTGATTTCCGTCAGGTTGGGACAGAAAGATTATGATACGGCTCAACGCGTGTTGGGCAATGTCTTTGTGCTGAACATTCTGTTGGGCGTGGTCTTTATGGCAGTGATGCTGGCGTTTCTCGAACCTGTTCTTTATTTCTTCGGCGGAAGCGACCGGACGGTGGACTATGCAAAAGAATACATGCAAATCATTCTCCTGGGCAATATTGTCACCCACCTGTATCTTGGCCTGAATGCCGTGTTGCGCTCTTCGGGGCATCCGCAAAAGGCGATGTATGCCACCGTGGGCACGGTAATAATCAACACCGTTTTAGACCCTCTTTTCATATACGGCTTCGGTTGGGGAATACGCGGGGCGGCCATCGCTACTGTCTTGGCGCAGCTCTTGGCGTTGGCTTGGCAATTCAAGCTGTTCGGCAATAAGGATGAACTGTTGCACTTCCACCGCGGCATCTTCCGGCTGAAACGTAAGATTGTTTTCGACTCGCTGTCCATCGGCATGTCTCCTTTCCTGATGAATCTGGCGGCTTGTTTCATCGTGATTCTCATCAATCAAGGGCTGAAAAAGCACGGTGGAGACTTGGCTATCGGTGCCTACGGCATCGTGAACCGATTGGTGTTTATCGTCGTGATGATTGTGATGGGGTTGAACCAAGGCATGCAGCCCATTGCCGGATATAATTTCGGCGCAAGGCTCTATCCCCGCGTCACGAAAGTGTTGAAGCTGACCATTATCTACGCCACGGGAGTGACCTCTTTCGGCTTTTGGGTGGGCATGTTGATGCCCGACGTGGTGGTGAGCATCTTCACTTCCGATGCCCAACTGATAGAGATGTCGTCCCGCGGATTGCGGATTGTCGTCATGTTCTTTCCCGTAATCGGTTTTCAGATGGTGACTTCCAATTTTTTCCAGAGCATAGGGATGGCGGGCAAGGCCATCTTTCTTTCCCTTACCCGCCAGCTGTTGATTCTGCTTCCCTGCCTGTTGGTGCTGCCCCAGTTTTGGGGAGTGGAGGGTGTGTGGTACAGCATGCCGGTTTCCGACCTGCTTGCAAGCTTGATAGCATTGGTGATGCTGGTGATGCAGTTTCGCAAATTCAAGGTTGCTGCGGCGGGAGTGCCATTAGAATAG
- a CDS encoding DUF6266 family protein produces the protein MGEIRRGILGGFSGRVGTVIGSTWKDVSYMRALAINVSNPRTPKQQKQRGKFAVCMNFLTAITPYLRQSYRTMTQNRTAFNAAMSYLLRHAITGEAPDLKVDYERALVARGTLMPAFNPAASVAEGKVTFTWKDNSGMGDALGTDLAMPLIYNKKKGVAVYTLSATTRATGKAVQELPGDWTGDALAVYLAFGSEDGKRMSNSICLRNDAYEGGGSAPAGGGVPAAPGGGSGAGASGGEGGQTPNPLG, from the coding sequence ATGGGAGAAATCAGAAGAGGAATCCTCGGAGGATTCAGCGGAAGAGTGGGTACCGTGATTGGCAGCACTTGGAAAGACGTAAGCTATATGCGTGCGCTGGCCATCAACGTGAGCAATCCACGTACCCCGAAACAACAGAAGCAGCGCGGCAAGTTTGCCGTCTGCATGAACTTTCTTACGGCCATCACGCCCTATCTGCGCCAAAGCTACCGGACAATGACGCAAAACCGCACGGCTTTCAATGCGGCCATGTCTTACCTGCTTCGCCATGCCATCACGGGCGAAGCGCCCGACCTGAAGGTGGATTACGAGCGCGCGCTGGTGGCCCGCGGCACCCTGATGCCCGCCTTCAACCCCGCCGCCTCGGTGGCCGAAGGCAAGGTGACCTTCACCTGGAAGGACAACAGCGGCATGGGCGACGCGCTGGGCACTGACTTGGCCATGCCCCTTATCTACAACAAGAAAAAGGGGGTGGCCGTCTATACCCTTTCTGCCACCACCCGCGCCACCGGCAAAGCCGTGCAGGAACTTCCCGGCGACTGGACGGGCGACGCGCTGGCCGTCTATCTGGCCTTCGGAAGCGAAGACGGCAAACGGATGAGCAACAGCATCTGCCTGCGCAACGATGCCTACGAGGGCGGCGGCTCCGCACCGGCAGGCGGCGGTGTGCCGGCCGCTCCGGGCGGAGGTTCGGGTGCCGGCGCTTCGGGCGGCGAAGGCGGTCAGACCCCGAACCCGCTGGGCTGA
- a CDS encoding smalltalk protein translates to MSRETWKNILKILVTVITTVAGVLGVQAMPLN, encoded by the coding sequence ATGAGCAGAGAAACTTGGAAAAACATCCTGAAGATACTGGTCACCGTGATCACCACCGTTGCGGGTGTGCTGGGCGTTCAGGCCATGCCTTTGAACTAA
- a CDS encoding AAA family ATPase produces the protein MILEFCVSNYLSIKEELKLSFVSTPLKESCSEPNDLFPLEDTGISLVRGAVIYGANASGKSNVLKGFDFYKRFITDSFRNSQVGESIGIENFRLNASSVKEPTAFEATFTDGKFIYRYGFEADNHTVHEEWLYKRACKKRAKDVELFYREADGTTVHPKSRLMQELVNKKMIRSNALLLSTAAQFNEPTAVGILGWLNDTLVVFCSEDDKLWNNAIKRLDDEALRNRIISFAKYADLGIENISKIDNRIVSDHRQYDDEGREVNSVTFAFNQNESEGTIKYFSLAYPIIDALDNGKRIVIDELDSKLHPLLVKKIVTLFNDAKTNPKGAQLLFTAHDTFLLSAGLFRRDQVWFTQKDNFGATELFSLAEYKVRSTSPFERDYLLGKYGATPIFGDIEKIFNPA, from the coding sequence ATGATTCTTGAATTTTGTGTAAGCAACTATCTGTCGATAAAGGAAGAACTTAAACTTTCTTTTGTCTCGACACCGCTCAAAGAGTCCTGCTCTGAGCCGAATGACCTTTTTCCCCTTGAAGACACAGGCATATCGCTTGTAAGGGGTGCTGTCATTTACGGTGCTAATGCGTCGGGAAAATCCAACGTGCTGAAGGGCTTTGATTTTTACAAACGGTTTATCACCGATTCATTCCGGAACAGCCAGGTGGGAGAATCTATCGGCATTGAGAATTTCAGGCTAAATGCGTCAAGCGTAAAAGAGCCCACTGCCTTTGAAGCCACATTTACCGATGGTAAATTTATCTACAGATATGGTTTTGAAGCTGACAACCATACTGTTCATGAGGAGTGGCTTTATAAAAGAGCATGTAAGAAGCGTGCCAAGGATGTCGAGCTGTTCTATCGCGAAGCGGATGGAACGACAGTTCATCCTAAGAGTCGGTTGATGCAGGAACTGGTGAATAAGAAAATGATCCGCAGCAATGCGCTGCTGCTCTCAACGGCTGCCCAGTTCAATGAACCGACGGCAGTCGGCATCCTCGGTTGGCTAAATGACACGCTCGTTGTCTTCTGCTCTGAAGATGACAAGCTGTGGAATAATGCCATCAAGCGCCTTGATGATGAAGCTCTGCGCAATCGTATCATTTCATTTGCCAAATATGCAGACCTTGGCATAGAGAACATATCAAAGATTGATAACCGCATTGTCAGCGATCACCGTCAGTATGATGATGAAGGCCGTGAAGTAAACAGCGTCACATTCGCTTTCAACCAAAATGAGTCAGAAGGTACTATCAAGTACTTTTCACTGGCATATCCCATTATTGACGCTCTCGATAATGGCAAACGAATTGTCATTGATGAACTTGACTCCAAGCTTCATCCGCTGCTTGTCAAAAAGATCGTTACCCTATTCAACGATGCCAAGACGAACCCAAAGGGTGCGCAGCTCCTGTTTACCGCTCACGATACTTTCCTGCTGAGTGCCGGTCTGTTCAGAAGAGACCAGGTTTGGTTCACACAGAAGGACAACTTCGGTGCAACGGAACTATTCTCATTGGCTGAATACAAGGTGCGCAGCACATCGCCGTTTGAGAGGGACTATTTGCTTGGAAAATACGGGGCAACCCCCATCTTTGGTGACATAGAGAAAATCTTTAATCCTGCTTGA
- a CDS encoding BT4734/BF3469 family protein, whose protein sequence is MNRFSFFRAPISNVVPHATVRLRQIYNAVRGDYYREATEELRRLCRRQKAGEVSRQEVQRFKAAHFDYATFSGIFSRRRSDALVEHSGLLCFDFDHVDQWHSRGTPEGVYGLRYVLLNDKEVDFALIFRSPGGDGLKWVVPIDTSLADHAEWFDALACYVQHTYDIAPDPSGRDVTRACYLPWDPDVALREDGGPIEFSY, encoded by the coding sequence ATGAACCGCTTCAGCTTTTTCCGCGCGCCCATCAGCAACGTGGTGCCGCACGCCACCGTGAGGTTACGGCAAATCTACAACGCCGTCAGGGGCGACTATTACCGCGAAGCCACCGAAGAGCTGCGACGGCTGTGCCGCAGGCAGAAGGCGGGCGAGGTGAGCCGCCAAGAGGTGCAACGCTTCAAGGCGGCGCACTTCGACTACGCCACCTTCAGCGGCATCTTCAGCCGGCGCCGCAGCGACGCCCTGGTGGAGCACAGCGGCCTGCTGTGCTTCGACTTCGACCACGTGGACCAATGGCACAGCCGGGGAACCCCGGAAGGGGTATATGGCCTGCGCTATGTCCTGCTCAACGACAAGGAAGTGGACTTCGCCTTGATTTTCCGCAGCCCCGGAGGCGACGGCCTGAAGTGGGTGGTGCCCATAGACACCTCCCTGGCCGACCATGCCGAATGGTTCGACGCCCTGGCCTGCTACGTGCAGCACACCTACGACATCGCCCCCGACCCTTCGGGACGCGACGTGACACGCGCTTGCTACCTGCCCTGGGATCCCGACGTGGCGCTCAGGGAAGACGGCGGACCCATCGAATTCTCTTATTGA